A genomic window from Brevibacillus agri includes:
- the ytxJ gene encoding bacillithiol system redox-active protein YtxJ, with protein MAQKQLHSLEELDQFVAQKGKKLLFKHSTICPISTSAYEEFQAYLLEHSLEAAVILVREDRPVSNAVAERFAIKHESPQIFLLEDGEVKWHTSHWKITKDAISQAVGA; from the coding sequence GTGGCACAAAAACAGCTTCATTCGCTCGAGGAACTGGACCAGTTCGTGGCCCAAAAAGGCAAAAAGCTTTTGTTCAAGCATAGCACCATCTGCCCGATCAGCACGTCTGCTTACGAGGAGTTCCAGGCGTACTTGCTGGAGCATTCGCTGGAAGCGGCTGTCATCCTGGTGCGGGAAGATCGCCCGGTGTCCAACGCGGTCGCCGAGCGTTTTGCGATCAAGCACGAATCCCCGCAAATTTTCCTGCTGGAAGACGGCGAAGTGAAATGGCACACGTCGCACTGGAAAATTACCAAGGATGCGATCAGCCAGGCGGTAGGGGCTTAA